The sequence GTGTGCCCCCGCGGCGAGCAACGCCAAGCCAACGCCCTGCAACCTGCTCGACTCGAAGTACCCCGCCGACAGAATATGCGCCCGGAGTTCGCGGGTCGGACTCTCGGGCAGCTTGTCGAATTCTGCCTGGCGAGCCTCCGCAAGCACGGAAGCGACCCGTTCCAACAACGCTGCAAGCAGGGCCTCCTTGTTGGGAAAGTGATAGAGGAGGCCGCCCTTGCTCACGCCAGCGCGCGCACAAACCGTATTGAAAGACAACTGCGCCGCGCCGCGCTCGCAGACGATTTCTTCCGCGGCATCGAGCAGCGCATCGCGGGAGTTGGCGGGTCGGTTCATGCGAGACACTCCAAGTCTGTGGTGACAAGCCACAGATGAGTATACCGTCCGGACGGTATATGCGTCAAGAGCAAGGAGTGACGCATGTGCCGCACGCATACCATGCGAAGCAGAATTAGTCTATTTCGCAAAATGGCTGTTTACGTCTTGTAATAATGTCGCAAGCTGGCGCGGCGATATAGTAGAGGCTAGCTTAGTTGAAACGGTGTGGAATGCGAACCCGAACCAGTCTGAATGGCGGCGAAATCTGCCGGAACAAGGTTACACGACGCCGCGCTCAGCGATCACGGCGCTGAGAATCCGTTTTGCTCCAGAGTCTTTGTTTGGTGATCGCGGCATTGCTGGAAATGCGGTTTTGAGCGAGAGCCTTCGTCCGTCGACGGCGGGCCCAGGATAACAGTGAGGGCGAGCGGCGCTTGATTGAATCGGTGGCTGTCGCTATTCTCCGGCGCGGAGGGAAATGCGAATGCGTTCTCCTTTAAGGCAAGGCGGCACATGGCCCGCGCAATCGGCTGGGGCGATACCATGCAAGACGCGACGCAAAGCGAACCATTGACCGAGTGGCGGGGAACGCCGCATGAACGCTACGAATGGCTGGACCGCGCGCGCGGCGTGGTCGTGTTGATGTACGTCATTTCAATTATTCTGGCCGCGGTGAAAGGCAATGTTCTTCTGGGGGAACCACCCCTGGGCCCCACGTACCTGAATCATGGTTATGCCTATTTCAATGGCTATCCGGCGATCATCACACTGATTGATGCCGGACAGATGATGTTCATTTTTATCGTAGGCTTCGCCGGTTACATCGCGTTTCAGAGCCGCCTTGAGAAGCGGGGCGCGGTTGCGGCGTGGCGTTATGCGGGGAGGCGCGTAGCGGGTCTGTATGCGCTGTCCATTCTGGGGGAGACGGTCATCCTGCCCTTGACGGGGGATGAACGGCACTGGAATCTTGCGTTGTACAACGGCGTACTCTCGCGGATTGCGATTGGCGCACTGGTGGCCTATCTGGCGGTCTACTTCATCCGCAACGCGAACCGGCGGATGGCGGTGTCAGTGGCGATGCTGATTGTCCATGCGTTTCTCTTCGCATCGTACGCGTTCGACCGTAATCCATGGTTTGACGATATCCTCCAGTTGCCACCCTTCCCGTTTGGCGTCTGGAGCATGGCCGCGTGCGCGGTGGCGGGCACGGCCTTCAGTGAGTGGTTATTGCGCGATCCGTCGGCGATTCAAGAGGCATTTCGCGATCGTGTCGTGCCCGCGGGTACGATGTCGTTCGTTGCGGCGTATTGCATGGAGTGGCTGCAACCGGCGGAACATCAGGACGTGACGGCAGGGCTGGCGCTGCTCGCGATTGGTTTGTCGGCGCACATGGTCGCTACGGCGTACGCATTCCAGACATTCGGTTGGGGTAGCAGAATTTTGCGGATGATGGGACGCAATTTGCTGCTTCTATTCGTGATCACGGCAATCGGCGTGGATATGTATGTGCGGTTTGTGGTCTCGACGTTGAGTCCGATGCACCCCTATGTGGCGCTTGCGCTTGTGGGAGTGCTGCCGATAGCAGCGATCATGTGGATCGCGACACTGCTGGACAAGAAGAACATCGTAATCCGCGTGTAGCCTCCACATTGAAGGGCACGAACTCTACCAGCAAGGGCGCGTGGAAAACCGATGACACTACAGAAATCGAAGGGTAACCATGACGGGTAATGCGACTACGCCGCCTTCGCGGTTTACACGACGGTTTTGGATTGCGTGCGCGATTGTGATTGGCCTTGTCTTGTTCGAAAGGCCGCTGACGCGTGGCCATGATGTGGAGAAACAACTGCGCGGCGGACGGGACATGCATCTCATCTGGGCCGGACAATTGGGAGAATACGCCCATAACCATGCCGGGAACCTGCCGCCACTGGATGCTAAGCCGAAATCGCTGATGTTCGACCGCACGGGCGTGCGGCCCGCGTACCGCCTTGCCCCGTGGGGCGCCTGGCCATGGCACGTTGCGGGCGTGACACCGGTCATGCTGGATGATCGCAACGCGCAACCCGTCTACTTGCTGAAAGACTTCTTCGAGTCTGACCGGTACTTCTATTTGGGATATGCGGTGAGCAACGACACGGAAGGGCGTGCGTTTCTCAGGGCATATGCCGCACAAATGGCTTCTGGCGCCGGCTTCGACAAGGATCTTCCGGTGGAAAAGGGGCAAGGGACATTCGGTACCGACACGCTGTACCGTTTGAACATGCGCTTATGCCAGAACCTGCTCGCCCAGGGTGTCCACCTGCAACCAGGGCAAACGGAGAGTTCTATCCCCATCTTCTTCGACCGTCCCGGTCTGTATCCGCAGCCGGGCGGTTGGGTGTGTTACCTGGACGGAAGCTATCGGTTTGTGCCGTATCCGGGTCCCTTTCCAATGACGCCGGAGTTCATCGCCGGATTGAACGAAATCGTGCGCACGGAGACGCCTGCCAAATAGACGGATAGACTCATTCCTGCGGCATAGTGTAGTCAACGTCTTTGAACTTCCCATCATCTGACGCTGAAATCCAAACGGGGAGACGCGCTGTAATGTCCATGGAATCGATCGTGCAGTCTCGGTGTCATCGTTTTGCGCTCACGCAATGGGCGTTGGTAATGCTTGCCGGGACCTTTGCCGTGTCGGGCTGTGCGCATGTATGCAAGCCGGCTGAAACGAGCGCCCGCGCAGCGCGTATCGACGTCACGAAGCCACCGTATGATGCCAAGGGAGACGGTATCACCGACAACACCGAGGCGCTTCAGCGCGCCATTCAGGCGGCATCACCGGGAAAGACCGTGTTCTTGCCGCCCGGCGAGTACCGATTCTCGCAGTCTCTGGTAAACACCGAGAACGTTACGTTACTCGGCGCGGGACGCGAAGTCACGGTACTGCGTATAACAAACGACGACGCATACGGCATTAACCTTGCCTCGGGATTGCATGTGCGCGGGTTGACGTTGCGCGGTAACAACACGCCTTCGCCCCGAGCTCACGCGTTCAATGGAGGCAACACCGTTGGGGCTGTTATTGAAGATTGCCTTATCGAGAACTGGGGCGCCGTGGCGATTCTGGGGGCGGACCATTCGTGTGGAAATGTTGTCCGCAACAACATCATTCGAAACAACGCGCACGAGGGGGTCTACTTTGGCACGAACAGCGATGGGAACACGATACTCAGGAACCATATCTACAATTGCGCGAAGAATGGTATCGATGTAAACGGCAGTCACAACCGCATTCTCTACAATGTCGTGCACGATATCGGCAAGCCGGGCGACTCGGTGGATACCGTCGGCATCATGGCGGGCAATCCTGCGCCGAATGCGGCGACGAACAATCTCATTCACGGAAACACGGTCTACCGTTGCGCCACACACGGCATCATTCTCTGGGCGGTGTCGAAGTCGCACGTGGTCACCGAGAACACGTGTTATGAAAACGCGGCGTATGGGATCTTTCTTGAGAAGCTTGGTGCGGACGGGCAATGCATCGACCATATCGTTGCGCGTAATGTCGCGCGAGGCAACGGCGACTACGGGATCATTCTAGAGGCGACTGAGAACTGCGTCGTTCAAGGCAATAAGGCTGTTGGAAACGGCAAGGACGGGATTGCCGTGGACAGCACCAACGGGCCGGCTCAATCCAACGCCCTCATCGAGAATCTGTGCAAATGGAACAAGCGCTACGGGCTCTATGTCTCGGCGGGCGCCGTCTCCAGCTATCTTGAGTCGAATCGAGCGACTCGAAATGCAGCAGGAAACATAAAGGACGAGAGCGAACCGAACGAATAGCCTGCAATTTGCATCGGCGCGTCGCGGCATGTCAGGGCAAGGTTTGTGGTTTCGATTGATCGACCGCGAGATAGGCATTGAATAGACGGCGCGCGCTCCGAAGAACGCGCGCCGTTTTCACAATCCGCAAATTTGGACTTGCGTGAAGCAGTTAACGGGAGGTGATCAAGCCTATTGCCGCGAAGGCCACATTTACCGGCATCTGATCGCTTGGGTACTTGATGAAGTTCACGTGACCATCCATGTAGAGCACATTGCTGCCGCCGGGAATGTGGTTGAAGTTGAAGGCCACGATCGCAATCGTGTCCCACATTACGGCAAGCTCGCTCTGAGCCGTGGCGCTGGCCGCAGCGTTGTTGATGTCAGAGATAAAGAACCGCTCGATGCCTTCCCGGAGACGATAGAGAGGTTTCGAAGTCGGGCCGCCAACCACACTGTAATCCAGGTCCAAGTCGTTGTCGGCGAGATCCATGAAGTCGTTCAAAGCCGCTGCGTCGTCGGGATTCGGTGCGCCCGTAGTCTCTTGATACCACAGCAGCGGCTGAACTGGAATCAGAGTAGATGGATCGATGCCATCAGGTACTGGAATTCCAATAGCCCCTGCGGCGAGCCCAATACTAACCTTGTACGCGGAATCGTTGCCGCTGTCGTCAAATGCCCAACCATAGTAGTTGTAAGCAAACGACGCCGGCCACCAGTGCGCGCACTCATCCGGCATTCCATCGTCATTAAAGTCCGGATCCAGAATGCACTGCCCGGTGGCTTCGTCATACATCTGTTCCGGTTTAAGCCGCGTGCCCGACGGGCAGACGAACACATTGGGATCGGTAAGGTATTCAGGATAGATTTGGGTGGTCAACGGGCTGATGAGGACACCCGTCGGCGCACACGTTGTCTGGCCCTGATACATTACCGTCGGCCACTTCCCGCCTTTGCTTTCGTTGCCGTACATCTTGAATACGAGGCCGAACTGCTTGAGATTATTTTGGCAGCTTGCCCTGCGCGCCGCTTCCCGCGCCCGAGCCAGCGCCGGTAATAAGATTGCCGCGAGAATGCCAATGATCGCGATCACAACCAACAATTCGATTAGCGTAAACCCTCTTCTTCTGCTCATGGTTATTTCTCCCTGGAATTAGAGTCGCATGCCTGCCCTGGCGAGATCGGCCCCTGATCAACTTAGAACTCGTAAGGGCAAGAACACTTCCTGGCGCCCTCGAAACCCGCTCCTCTGAAGCGGGAAACAACGACGCTACCCAACCTGTCATTAGTACAGCCGGAAAAGTCTGACCACGAACTGGTATTTACCCCGTACTACACCCCCTTCTCCCCGATGGTGAACGGCACTACAACGTGGCAAACTCACGCGAAGCACACCACTTGCGTGCTAACTTCATATTACTCCGGATTCGGCCTTTTCGTCCAGCCCTTTATTCTCTGTCAAGGAGTTGTGATGGAGCTTAAGCCATTGCTCGGCAATAGTTTAATCGGGAGCATATTCTTTGAGAGACGGTCTTAGTCAGCGTACGGAATACCACATAGATTGGCGCTGTCTCGCCGCCCCCCCATCCACCGACTACATCGAGGTTGTAACGCGGCACAGCGTCGCGGTGTTCATTCCCATGTTTGTAGGTTGGAGCCTCCTGCTGTCGTGGCGCTCCTTCTCTCCATTCGCGGTGATGATGCTCTTCGGGTTTTCAGGCGTGCTGGCGGAGTCGATGTCGTTTGGCCCGCAGAATTTAGTCACGGCTGGATTCTGCAAACTGGTCTACGGGCTTAGGGTGTATCTCCCCGCGCATACGGTGCCCGGCGGGCAGAAGGCCGCCGCCTGTCTCTGGCACTATCCGGCAGCCGTCATCGTCCGATTCTCTGCGCGATGCCTGTGGCCGTGCTGATTCTTTGGCTGAGGTCGTGATGACTTGCTTTGTTTTACAGCGCTTGCAGCGTGAAAATTCGTGAAGTCTATACAGACTCATGCAGGTAGTGGTACAGCGCAGCGGAGCCGCAACCAAAGTGACTTAACCACCGATGAACTCCGATGAACACCGAAAGAAGGATAAATCAGGCGCGTATAGCTTTGAACCACAGGGAACTCGGGGAAATTCGAGAAGCTCACACAGACTTCTTCGGATAGTAGCACGAATAACGGTTAGTTATTGGACGGCGTGATTTGAGTCTCGCTTTTCTTGCCAAGCAGGACTTCCTTCTCAATCGGCTTCGCGTGAAGTTTTGTTTCGGTATACCCTTTAGGTACAGGTAGTTCTTTCTCGCTGTCGACGGTACGTTCCTCGTCGCCGATCCACTCGACTGAGACTTGGTCTACTTGTTTGATCTCTTCCATGGTGATCTTGTAGAGATCCTCGATTCCCATATAGGACTCGTCTTCCCAGTAGACCCCCATGTAACCGATACCATGTTCTTCTTCCTTTGCGAACAGCTTCACATCATATAGAGCCCTGAAGTGGCCTACCCTCTTGAATTTGTCCTCAGCAACCCTCAGATAGAGAGTCCACAATCCGGTTCCCATGCCAACGTCATCAAGGGGACAAGAAACAGCCGTGTCGATGGCTCCGTCGTTATTGAAATCCGCTTCGATCATGTAGTTCGGACTTCTTTCTATTCCTCCAGGTTCTCTGTAACATTCCGCATCGTAGAAGGGGTCGGAGACGAATGGCTCAGGCAATCCTAGACTCTTGACCTCCTCCGAATCGGGGGCAATAGCACGCAATGCGTGAAGGGCGGCGGAACTTACTCCTTTGCGATTACTCTTGTATAGACTTAAGAAAGCAGGGACGGCGGCTTTTGCCGATTCTTTGTATTCGGCAATCATGTCGATATAGAAGATAGCCTCGAACACATCCTCCTTGGTCGTCATCGAAACCAGTGCCAAGACCGCTTCGTCGGAAGGGGGGCTCAGGTAGGACAGCGCCGCGACAGCTCGCCGGACGATCTCTTTGTCTGAGCTTTGAAGCAATGCCGCAAGTTGCGATGCTGCAGGATCGCCCAGTTGTGCAAGCGCAAGTCCGAAATTTCCCCAATGGGCATTTTGAGGGTCAGCTAGACCTTGAATGAGAGAAGGCATCAAGTCGATATCGTCAGCGGATATGATCTTGTTGAGAGGAATGTAGTCTTGGGAAGAAGCTTGCTGAATTAAGAGCGGCAACGTATCTCTGGCCGCATGACCCAACTTGCCCAGCGCGTCCAATTCTCTGCTGTCAAACGTTGGAGCTGCGAGAAATGAGTCGACAATTGTTTTGGCGACTTCCGGGTCTTTCGGAGCTATGCTCAAGGCCGCCTGGATTGCGCCGTACCTCTTGCGCCTCCATTCGGACGTATCGCGCTTGGGTTCCCGTATGATTTCGAGAATGGAAGGAAGGGCATCTTGAGCTTTTGGCCCAAGAATCTCCAATGCCTTCAAACATTCAAGTGACGTTTGGATGTCGGAACTGGAAATCCGTGCGACAAGTTCGGGGATTACTGCCGGGCCCGTGGCGGCAAGCAGGGCAGACAGGCTGGTGGTTCCGGGCGCGGATTTGCCCAGTAGTTCAAGTAAAGAGGGAATCGCGGCCGGGCCAAGCTTCTCGAAAAGCGGGGCGGCGGAACCATGTAGCATGCCTGCTTTAATCAGCTCTGTCAGGAAGGGCAGAGACTCTTCGGTGTGCGCACAGAAGTAATCGATTGCGTTTTGCCGAGTTTGGGGATTCCTGCTTAGCAGCGTCATGAAGTACATCTCTTTTTCCAAATCCGGCGGTCCATTGGTAAGTCGCTGGCTAATTTCAAGTTCCTTCTCATCCATGAAGATGATGCGCTCATACGTCAGTTCTGTCTTGATACGAACGGATGCAGAGGCAGGATTCGGGCAGGCCAAGGATTCCGAATCAACGGAAGCGTCGCGGAAGGCGATCCAAGAGAGCTGGACTTCCTTGTAGGCATCACGCTGCCCTCGACTTTTACTGCAGTCTCGGAGCCACTTGTAGTACTCATCAATTCCGACGTCTGCGTCGCGCAAGTCCGAATCGGATCCCTTCAAGTCGCGATGCTCCAGCATGCGGCTCAAGT comes from Candidatus Hydrogenedentota bacterium and encodes:
- a CDS encoding right-handed parallel beta-helix repeat-containing protein codes for the protein MSMESIVQSRCHRFALTQWALVMLAGTFAVSGCAHVCKPAETSARAARIDVTKPPYDAKGDGITDNTEALQRAIQAASPGKTVFLPPGEYRFSQSLVNTENVTLLGAGREVTVLRITNDDAYGINLASGLHVRGLTLRGNNTPSPRAHAFNGGNTVGAVIEDCLIENWGAVAILGADHSCGNVVRNNIIRNNAHEGVYFGTNSDGNTILRNHIYNCAKNGIDVNGSHNRILYNVVHDIGKPGDSVDTVGIMAGNPAPNAATNNLIHGNTVYRCATHGIILWAVSKSHVVTENTCYENAAYGIFLEKLGADGQCIDHIVARNVARGNGDYGIILEATENCVVQGNKAVGNGKDGIAVDSTNGPAQSNALIENLCKWNKRYGLYVSAGAVSSYLESNRATRNAAGNIKDESEPNE
- a CDS encoding prepilin-type N-terminal cleavage/methylation domain-containing protein; the protein is MSRRRGFTLIELLVVIAIIGILAAILLPALARAREAARRASCQNNLKQFGLVFKMYGNESKGGKWPTVMYQGQTTCAPTGVLISPLTTQIYPEYLTDPNVFVCPSGTRLKPEQMYDEATGQCILDPDFNDDGMPDECAHWWPASFAYNYYGWAFDDSGNDSAYKVSIGLAAGAIGIPVPDGIDPSTLIPVQPLLWYQETTGAPNPDDAAALNDFMDLADNDLDLDYSVVGGPTSKPLYRLREGIERFFISDINNAAASATAQSELAVMWDTIAIVAFNFNHIPGGSNVLYMDGHVNFIKYPSDQMPVNVAFAAIGLITSR
- a CDS encoding DUF1311 domain-containing protein, yielding MPRFFCLTFLTLILSFVSASAAPEEEWKQKLQNAEAQLAATYAQVEAQLDPAQKLKLQAAQKAWEEYRKLTVESFTLRSMRYPLDEGTKSLFSATLVWFRVSHLSRMLEHRDLKGSDSDLRDADVGIDEYYKWLRDCSKSRGQRDAYKEVQLSWIAFRDASVDSESLACPNPASASVRIKTELTYERIIFMDEKELEISQRLTNGPPDLEKEMYFMTLLSRNPQTRQNAIDYFCAHTEESLPFLTELIKAGMLHGSAAPLFEKLGPAAIPSLLELLGKSAPGTTSLSALLAATGPAVIPELVARISSSDIQTSLECLKALEILGPKAQDALPSILEIIREPKRDTSEWRRKRYGAIQAALSIAPKDPEVAKTIVDSFLAAPTFDSRELDALGKLGHAARDTLPLLIQQASSQDYIPLNKIISADDIDLMPSLIQGLADPQNAHWGNFGLALAQLGDPAASQLAALLQSSDKEIVRRAVAALSYLSPPSDEAVLALVSMTTKEDVFEAIFYIDMIAEYKESAKAAVPAFLSLYKSNRKGVSSAALHALRAIAPDSEEVKSLGLPEPFVSDPFYDAECYREPGGIERSPNYMIEADFNNDGAIDTAVSCPLDDVGMGTGLWTLYLRVAEDKFKRVGHFRALYDVKLFAKEEEHGIGYMGVYWEDESYMGIEDLYKITMEEIKQVDQVSVEWIGDEERTVDSEKELPVPKGYTETKLHAKPIEKEVLLGKKSETQITPSNN